A region of Clostridium acetobutylicum ATCC 824 DNA encodes the following proteins:
- a CDS encoding membrane protein, giving the protein MGEIMNRESKKFYLFSGIIAFAICVIWVIFVKTAPYSDFNYYNTLARSIASGGAWGDTYTSVGYAVALGYVYKFFGASIIVGKTFNLVLTLISYVTLFSLLRKLNISEAKRKIIFLMFIFFPCNIFYNSILAVEIFFTTIFLIIANVYFSNNKFKYIIIGILSGIEIMTKPFFLVFFFAIFLVEVITEKKFIKPLLNSIIVLVLSLIVISPFVYRNTKMMGQFTFVSNNGGIVLYINNNSQNKWGRWMDVTKVENSIALTKTYKEANMTQKNHMLNSAAKKWIISHPIGFVELGLKRLLNTYYVGDDIIFAFNGANLGSSVEHLLLVITNLIRNIIFIPGTVGIVAYSIFVISKLIKRKSEEVDKFSLYSLVCFYMFTCVYFVTEGQGRYGFPSILIFIFFFLNIIKIDKLFEKKKSVFY; this is encoded by the coding sequence TTGGGTGAAATAATGAATAGAGAAAGCAAAAAATTTTATTTGTTTTCGGGTATTATAGCCTTTGCTATTTGTGTTATTTGGGTAATATTCGTAAAAACAGCTCCGTATTCTGATTTTAATTATTATAATACATTAGCGAGGAGCATTGCGTCTGGAGGAGCGTGGGGAGATACATATACTTCAGTTGGATATGCTGTGGCACTTGGATATGTATATAAATTTTTTGGTGCAAGCATAATTGTAGGAAAAACGTTTAACTTAGTTCTTACACTCATAAGTTACGTTACACTTTTTAGTTTGCTTAGAAAATTAAATATAAGTGAAGCCAAGAGAAAAATAATATTCTTAATGTTTATATTTTTTCCATGCAATATTTTTTATAATAGTATTCTTGCTGTGGAGATATTCTTTACTACAATATTTCTCATAATTGCGAATGTGTATTTTTCTAATAACAAGTTCAAATATATAATCATAGGAATTTTATCTGGAATTGAAATTATGACCAAGCCATTTTTCTTAGTGTTTTTCTTTGCAATATTTTTAGTAGAGGTTATTACTGAAAAAAAATTCATCAAACCTTTATTGAATTCCATTATAGTTTTGGTTTTGTCGTTGATTGTAATATCACCTTTTGTATATAGAAACACAAAGATGATGGGGCAGTTTACTTTTGTATCAAATAATGGAGGAATAGTTTTATATATAAATAACAATTCTCAAAACAAGTGGGGAAGGTGGATGGATGTAACAAAGGTAGAGAATTCCATTGCACTTACAAAGACCTATAAGGAAGCAAATATGACGCAGAAAAATCATATGCTTAATAGCGCAGCAAAGAAATGGATAATATCCCATCCTATTGGATTTGTAGAACTAGGACTTAAAAGGCTTTTAAATACTTATTACGTTGGTGATGATATAATATTTGCTTTTAACGGAGCAAATTTAGGAAGTTCGGTGGAACATCTTTTACTTGTGATTACAAATTTAATAAGAAACATTATATTCATACCTGGTACAGTTGGTATAGTAGCTTATAGCATTTTTGTTATATCAAAGCTAATAAAGCGTAAAAGTGAAGAAGTGGATAAGTTTTCACTGTATTCCCTCGTATGTTTTTATATGTTTACTTGCGTATATTTTGTAACAGAAGGACAAGGCAGATATGGTTTTCCATCAATACTTATATTCATATTTTTCTTCTTGAATATAATAAAGATTGATAAGCTATTTGAAAAGAAAAAGAGTGTTTTTTATTAA
- the sufC gene encoding Fe-S cluster assembly ATPase SufC, which yields MGEKLLQINNIHAEADGKEILKGLDLTVGKGEIHIVMGPNGAGKSTLMNVIMGHPKYKITNGNINFEGEDITDLKTDERARKGIFLSFQNPEEVAGITASDLIRSARTQAEGKPIKLMAFRKELKEKMALLEMNESYSERDLNVGFSGGEKKKNEILQMLMLNPKLAILDETDSGLDVDAVKIVSEGISKFKNENNSLLIITHNSKILESLKPDFVHVLLDGKIVKDGDISLMNEINTKGFVDFKKMV from the coding sequence ATGGGAGAAAAACTTTTACAAATTAATAATATACATGCAGAAGCTGATGGCAAAGAAATATTAAAAGGTTTAGATTTAACAGTTGGAAAAGGTGAGATTCATATAGTAATGGGACCTAACGGTGCTGGAAAATCAACTCTTATGAATGTAATAATGGGGCATCCAAAATATAAAATTACGAACGGAAATATAAACTTTGAGGGTGAAGATATAACTGATCTTAAAACAGATGAAAGAGCAAGAAAAGGAATTTTCTTATCCTTCCAAAACCCTGAAGAAGTTGCTGGAATAACAGCTAGTGATCTTATAAGAAGTGCTAGGACTCAGGCTGAAGGAAAGCCAATAAAGCTAATGGCTTTTAGAAAAGAGCTAAAAGAGAAAATGGCATTACTAGAAATGAATGAAAGTTATTCAGAAAGAGATTTAAACGTAGGTTTCTCAGGTGGAGAAAAAAAGAAAAATGAAATATTACAAATGTTAATGTTAAACCCTAAGCTTGCAATTTTAGATGAGACAGATTCTGGTCTAGACGTTGATGCTGTTAAAATTGTTTCAGAGGGAATAAGTAAGTTTAAAAATGAAAATAATTCTCTTCTTATAATAACTCACAACAGCAAAATTCTTGAATCTTTAAAACCTGATTTTGTTCATGTATTATTGGATGGAAAAATTGTTAAAGATGGAGATATCTCTTTAATGAATGAAATAAATACTAAGGGTTTTGTTGACTTTAAAAAAATGGTTTAA
- the sufB gene encoding Fe-S cluster assembly protein SufB: MEAKKDLFKNLERGVYDIKNEDRYSYKVNKGLTPEIIEKISKEKHDPKWMLDFRLKCLDVYNKTELPSWGPSLDELDMDNIVTYVRPDTEMKGSWNEVPDDIKDTFEKLGIPKAERESLAGVGAQYDSEVVYHSIKEDLVKQGVIYTDMETAINKYEDIVKEYFMKLVPPSDHKFVALHGAVWSGGSFVYVPEGVNVDIPLQSYFRLNSPGAGQFEHTLIIVEKGATLHFIEGCSAPKYNVTNLHAGCVELYVKEDATLRYSTIENWSKNMLNLNTKRAVVEKNGTIEWVSGSFGSKISMLYPMSILKGEGAKSEYTGVTFAGEGQHLDTGTKVVHAAPYTSSTISAKSISKGGGTCIYRGSVKVTENAHHCKSSVSCDSLMLDDISQSDTIPALDLANDEVDIGHEAKIGRISDDAIFYLMSRGVSEDEARAMIVRGFVNPISKALPLEYAVEMNNLIKLELKGN, from the coding sequence ATGGAAGCAAAAAAAGACTTATTTAAAAATCTCGAGCGCGGTGTTTATGATATAAAAAATGAAGATAGATACAGCTATAAAGTAAATAAAGGCTTAACTCCAGAGATTATAGAAAAAATTTCAAAGGAAAAACATGATCCAAAGTGGATGTTAGATTTTAGATTAAAATGTCTTGACGTATATAACAAAACTGAACTTCCTAGCTGGGGTCCTTCTTTAGATGAACTCGATATGGATAACATTGTTACTTACGTAAGACCTGATACAGAAATGAAAGGAAGCTGGAATGAGGTTCCTGATGATATAAAAGATACTTTTGAAAAGCTCGGTATACCAAAAGCGGAGAGAGAATCCTTAGCTGGTGTTGGAGCTCAATACGATTCAGAGGTTGTTTACCACAGTATAAAAGAAGACCTCGTTAAACAAGGTGTTATATATACAGATATGGAGACAGCTATAAATAAATATGAAGATATAGTAAAAGAATACTTCATGAAATTAGTTCCTCCAAGCGATCACAAATTTGTTGCCCTTCACGGAGCAGTTTGGTCTGGTGGTTCCTTTGTTTACGTTCCAGAAGGTGTAAATGTTGATATACCACTTCAATCATATTTCAGATTAAATTCTCCTGGCGCAGGTCAGTTTGAACATACTCTTATAATAGTTGAAAAAGGCGCAACCCTTCACTTCATAGAAGGCTGTTCTGCTCCAAAATATAATGTTACAAATCTTCATGCTGGATGTGTTGAACTTTATGTTAAGGAAGATGCAACCTTGAGATATTCAACTATAGAAAACTGGTCTAAGAATATGCTTAACTTAAATACAAAGCGTGCTGTAGTTGAAAAAAATGGAACTATTGAATGGGTATCTGGTTCCTTTGGCTCAAAAATTTCAATGCTCTACCCTATGAGTATCCTAAAGGGCGAAGGTGCTAAATCAGAATATACTGGAGTAACCTTTGCTGGAGAAGGTCAGCATCTTGATACAGGTACCAAAGTTGTCCACGCAGCACCTTATACATCTTCTACTATAAGCGCAAAATCAATTTCAAAAGGCGGTGGAACTTGTATATATAGAGGTTCTGTTAAAGTTACTGAAAACGCTCATCACTGTAAATCTTCTGTTTCCTGTGATTCTTTAATGCTTGATGATATTTCACAATCAGATACAATTCCTGCATTGGATTTAGCTAATGATGAAGTAGATATCGGACATGAAGCAAAAATAGGAAGAATAAGCGATGATGCTATATTCTATCTTATGTCAAGAGGTGTAAGCGAAGATGAAGCAAGAGCAATGATAGTTAGAGGTTTTGTAAACCCTATATCAAAGGCACTTCCTCTTGAATACGCTGTTGAAATGAATAACTTAATCAAGTTAGAATTAAAAGGAAATTAG
- the sufD gene encoding Fe-S cluster assembly protein SufD → MENTLKKINNIPVRTWRWLGVNNVNINEALPQVVPYNNEYITSVKNDGIEVNKMSQNISSDFNGTCTYTGIDELSLNQVKNDYNTGVYVHSSKYSKCSEPIVINYYMNEANNTVVDNNLIIAEEGSEITVVVNYDSDENTTSFHNGLTQIYAKANSVVNLVKIQTLSGSSLHLDAHTVKTEENAVVNYTAVDLGSKYAVTNYTDDLSGFRSSANVKSIYLGDKDRVIDINYLINHYGKDARSNIETRGALMDRSKKTFRGTLDFKKGCKKSKGEEEEYTVLLSPHVINKSVPILLCTEEDVDGQHAASAGRIDENKLFYIMSRGFSETEAKKLVIEAAFNPIINQIPSEEIKNKISTSIRRRLENE, encoded by the coding sequence ATGGAAAATACACTAAAAAAAATAAATAATATTCCCGTAAGAACATGGAGATGGCTCGGGGTAAATAACGTAAATATAAATGAAGCCTTACCTCAAGTAGTTCCTTACAATAATGAATATATAACTTCCGTTAAGAATGACGGAATTGAAGTAAATAAAATGTCTCAGAATATTTCTTCTGACTTCAATGGAACCTGTACTTACACTGGAATAGATGAACTTTCACTTAATCAAGTAAAAAATGATTATAACACTGGTGTTTACGTTCATTCTTCTAAGTACAGTAAATGCAGTGAACCCATTGTTATAAACTATTATATGAATGAAGCTAATAATACTGTAGTTGATAACAACTTAATAATTGCAGAAGAAGGCAGTGAAATCACTGTTGTTGTAAACTATGATTCTGATGAAAACACAACTTCCTTTCACAATGGATTAACTCAAATTTATGCAAAAGCAAATTCTGTAGTAAATTTAGTAAAGATACAAACACTTTCTGGAAGTAGTCTCCATTTAGATGCTCACACTGTTAAAACTGAAGAAAACGCTGTAGTAAACTATACTGCTGTTGACCTAGGTTCAAAATATGCAGTAACAAACTATACCGATGATCTTTCAGGTTTCAGAAGTTCTGCAAACGTTAAGTCAATTTATTTAGGTGATAAAGATAGAGTTATAGATATAAATTATCTAATAAATCACTATGGAAAAGACGCAAGAAGTAATATAGAAACAAGAGGAGCCCTAATGGATAGAAGTAAAAAAACTTTTAGAGGAACTCTTGATTTCAAAAAGGGCTGTAAGAAATCAAAAGGTGAAGAAGAAGAATATACTGTTCTCTTAAGTCCACATGTTATAAATAAATCTGTTCCAATACTTTTGTGTACAGAAGAAGATGTAGATGGTCAGCATGCAGCTAGTGCTGGAAGAATAGATGAAAATAAATTATTTTATATAATGAGCAGAGGTTTTAGTGAAACTGAGGCAAAGAAGCTTGTAATCGAAGCTGCATTTAATCCTATTATAAATCAAATACCATCAGAAGAGATAAAAAATAAAATCTCAACAAGTATTAGAAGGAGGCTGGAAAATGAATAA
- a CDS encoding cysteine desulfurase, with product MNNKYIKDFPTLDQEFNGHKFVYLDNAATTQKPLSVINAVNDYYRKSNANPHRGAYALSVKATDLYEGARDVVKDFINANKSKEIVFVRNATEALNLVAYSYGLNFINAGDEIVISIAEHHSNLVPWQQVAKAKGAVLKYLYLNEDGIIPHEEFESKITSKTKIVSVTHVSNVLGTINPVNDIIKKAHSVGAIAILDAAQSIPHMEVDVKALDADFVVFSGHKMLAPMGIGVLYGKEALLEKMPPFMFGGDMIEYVWEQKTTFAEVPHKFEGGTQNVGGAVGLTAAIEYLNKVGLDKVYAIEKELTAYALERLSELPYVKVYGTKDASKKAGVISFNVDDVHPHDVATILDSYGVAIRTGHHCANPLMRYMDVNATCRASFYFYNTREDVDALVEGLKNTRKWLGYGS from the coding sequence ATGAATAATAAGTATATAAAAGACTTCCCTACCTTAGACCAAGAGTTTAATGGTCATAAGTTTGTTTATCTTGACAATGCTGCTACTACTCAAAAGCCTCTTTCTGTAATAAATGCAGTAAATGACTACTACAGAAAATCAAATGCAAACCCTCATAGAGGAGCCTATGCTTTAAGCGTTAAGGCTACCGACTTATATGAAGGAGCAAGAGATGTTGTTAAGGATTTTATAAATGCAAATAAGAGTAAAGAAATTGTATTCGTAAGAAATGCTACTGAAGCACTTAACTTAGTAGCATATTCTTACGGACTTAACTTTATAAATGCTGGTGATGAAATTGTAATATCTATTGCAGAACATCACTCAAACCTTGTTCCTTGGCAGCAGGTTGCAAAAGCAAAGGGTGCTGTACTTAAGTATTTGTATCTTAATGAAGACGGAATAATTCCACATGAAGAATTTGAAAGTAAAATAACTTCAAAAACTAAAATAGTTTCAGTAACTCACGTTTCAAATGTTCTTGGAACCATAAATCCTGTTAACGACATAATAAAGAAAGCGCATAGCGTAGGAGCTATTGCAATCCTTGATGCAGCTCAGAGCATACCTCACATGGAGGTTGATGTTAAAGCTTTAGATGCTGATTTTGTAGTATTCTCAGGCCATAAAATGCTAGCACCAATGGGCATAGGTGTTTTATACGGAAAAGAAGCTCTTTTAGAAAAAATGCCTCCTTTTATGTTTGGTGGAGATATGATAGAATACGTTTGGGAACAGAAAACAACCTTTGCTGAGGTTCCTCATAAATTCGAAGGTGGTACACAAAATGTAGGTGGTGCCGTAGGTTTAACTGCTGCCATAGAATACTTAAACAAAGTAGGTTTAGATAAAGTATATGCTATAGAAAAGGAACTTACTGCATATGCACTAGAAAGACTTTCTGAACTACCATATGTAAAAGTTTATGGAACAAAGGATGCTTCTAAAAAAGCCGGTGTTATATCTTTTAACGTGGATGATGTTCATCCTCATGATGTAGCTACAATACTTGATTCATATGGTGTTGCAATAAGAACTGGTCATCACTGTGCAAATCCTCTTATGAGGTATATGGATGTAAATGCAACCTGCAGAGCTAGCTTCTATTTTTATAACACAAGAGAAGACGTAGATGCCTTAGTAGAGGGATTAAAAAATACAAGGAAGTGGTTAGGTTATGGATCTTAA
- the sufU gene encoding Fe-S cluster assembly sulfur transfer protein SufU, producing the protein MDLNSIYTEIITEHNASKHNKHKIEDATLVENGHNPSCGDDITLQLKIENNVIEDAAFIGVGCAISQASTSIMIDLIKGKTVEEAKKLVETFIGMIKREITDEAELEQLEDALAFKNISNMPARVKCAVLAWHTFEECINEKK; encoded by the coding sequence ATGGATCTTAATTCTATTTATACAGAAATAATAACTGAACACAATGCATCAAAACACAATAAGCACAAAATTGAAGATGCCACTTTAGTTGAAAACGGTCATAATCCAAGTTGCGGAGATGATATAACCCTTCAACTTAAAATTGAAAATAATGTCATTGAAGATGCTGCTTTTATTGGCGTTGGATGTGCTATTTCTCAAGCTTCTACCTCTATAATGATAGATCTTATAAAAGGTAAAACTGTTGAAGAAGCAAAAAAGCTTGTTGAAACCTTTATTGGAATGATAAAAAGAGAGATAACAGATGAAGCTGAGCTTGAGCAGCTTGAGGATGCATTAGCATTTAAAAACATTTCAAATATGCCTGCACGTGTAAAATGTGCCGTACTAGCATGGCATACTTTTGAAGAATGCATTAACGAAAAAAAATAA
- a CDS encoding O-antigen ligase family protein, protein MTNGKVVNLDSSRKFRDYDKFIILMLSLVIFLVPLVVFLKPIKIDSELLRSLTGLQYNFDFFSYYKMIVFIIISLVMLLYFLYKLIRKEIILESTKFYIPIIIYGAFIIISTILSQHKDIALFGYLERYEGMIVLIFYLLNLLIVINSVSNDRSLKIIIISLMSSAFIICIIGISQILGHDFYQSYFGRRVILPGEYKAYADGLSFSFPKGTVYGTLYNPDYVGSYMGMIVGLAFILCLCLKNKKYKAVTGIIGTLAFINIIGSNSRAGLVGVVVALITAVVFIRKKIKKNILVGIIPLILIVIIFGALSTKGSTAIINKFKTTASEVTKICKGSEYEKQSIGSGRGYIWGKSIKLLEDTVIMGYGPDNFAAFFPKNDPARKVLKGVIIDKPHNMYLQIAINTGSISLMAVLALFIMYIITSFKLYFRAEMDNLYNIFGLGIFIAFLSYTVTAFFNDSVISVAPVFWILLGMGISINITLKADRDKL, encoded by the coding sequence TTGACAAATGGAAAAGTAGTTAATCTTGATTCAAGTAGGAAATTTAGGGATTATGATAAATTTATTATATTAATGTTGAGTCTAGTAATTTTTTTGGTACCTTTGGTAGTGTTTTTGAAACCTATAAAAATAGATAGTGAATTACTAAGAAGTTTAACAGGATTACAATATAATTTTGATTTTTTTTCCTACTATAAAATGATTGTATTTATAATAATTAGTTTAGTTATGCTGCTATATTTTTTGTACAAACTTATAAGGAAAGAGATTATATTAGAGAGTACAAAATTTTATATTCCTATTATTATATATGGAGCATTTATAATAATATCAACTATTTTATCACAGCATAAAGATATAGCACTATTTGGGTATTTAGAGAGATATGAAGGAATGATTGTTCTAATATTTTATTTGCTCAATTTGTTAATAGTTATAAATTCGGTTTCTAATGATAGAAGTCTTAAAATAATAATAATAAGTCTTATGAGTTCTGCTTTTATTATATGTATTATAGGCATTTCTCAGATATTAGGGCATGACTTTTATCAAAGCTATTTTGGAAGACGTGTTATTTTACCAGGAGAGTATAAAGCTTATGCAGATGGTTTAAGCTTTAGTTTCCCAAAGGGTACAGTTTATGGAACGTTGTATAACCCTGATTATGTTGGAAGCTATATGGGGATGATTGTTGGTCTAGCTTTTATATTGTGTTTATGTTTGAAAAATAAAAAGTATAAAGCTGTAACTGGAATAATAGGAACATTAGCTTTTATTAATATAATTGGAAGTAATTCTAGAGCGGGATTAGTTGGAGTTGTAGTTGCGTTGATTACAGCGGTTGTGTTTATAAGAAAGAAAATAAAGAAAAATATTTTAGTAGGTATTATTCCTCTAATATTGATAGTGATTATATTTGGAGCTTTAAGTACAAAAGGGAGTACAGCTATAATAAATAAGTTTAAGACAACTGCTTCTGAAGTTACAAAGATATGCAAGGGTAGTGAGTATGAAAAGCAAAGTATAGGCTCTGGAAGAGGATACATATGGGGAAAATCAATTAAGCTGTTAGAAGATACTGTAATTATGGGATATGGACCTGATAATTTTGCAGCATTCTTTCCTAAAAATGATCCAGCAAGGAAGGTACTTAAAGGTGTAATTATAGACAAACCACATAATATGTATTTACAAATAGCTATTAATACAGGAAGTATATCACTGATGGCTGTACTTGCATTATTTATAATGTACATAATAACAAGTTTTAAATTATACTTTAGAGCTGAAATGGACAATCTATATAATATATTTGGTTTAGGGATATTTATAGCATTTTTAAGTTATACAGTAACAGCATTTTTTAATGATAGTGTTATATCTGTAGCACCAGTATTTTGGATACTTTTGGGGATGGGAATTAGTATAAATATAACGCTTAAAGCTGATAGAGATAAATTATAA